GTGTTCGAATTTGAGAAAGAATATTTGTTGATATTATATcctaatttttaacatatttagagAAAAATAGATTGTTTAATTAGTTGCAATTtgtattatatttgaattttcataGTTTGCGGTTCaacattttaatattaattaagtttattatttaataagtgGATCGTATATATCataaatatgattaatttaagaaataattaatttgaagGCAAAATTAAACATTTACTAACATCCCCAATACCTCGTTGGCAtgaataattttgtaattaaattaacgTGATAAATTTGACTAATTTAGAAAGAGTTGGGGATAATCATGTCAAATTTGGGCTTTCCCATTTCCTTAAAACCCAAATTTCCTATCACTAATTAATATAATTAGCAAGTCAaagtataatattaattttaattcatcACTATCAAACCCTTACTTGTCTTAATTGAAATGCTAATAAATCAACCTTTCACACCTCCAAAACCACATTTCTCTATTCTTATCATATACCCTTTTTCTTTCTCCATATATTTCTTTTCCATcctccaattttataaaaaaaaaatcattttagctcctaaattatataatttatcaaatcacttcaaaataaatgaaaaagtcaattaattaattttaaaatataaaaattactttttaataTGAATGCCACATCAGcaattaattaacttttaatgtCGATCCCATgtcagcaattaattaatttttaaaatataaaaacttgaaaaaaatataaaaatgtctgtttttttttaaaaattaagtagtTGCTAACGTGGCATACATGTTGAAGCCATATAAGCAAAGTCAATAGAAATTaacatttctatccattttggaGTGATTTGATAAACAATGCAAGTTGGCTaaataggtgaaaaattaaataaagggataaaatgatttttttttgtaaatttggagGCCAAATTAAATATAGGGAGTAATAATTTACTTGGCTCTCCAACTTTgcaaaaaaagtcattttagccaTCTATTTTTTTTTGCCTCTTTTAGCCCTTAAGCTTGCATTGTTGGTCAAGTCAACCCAAATTTGATGGAAAAGCTAACGTTTATTAACTTTGCTAATCACGTGGACTGCCAGATTGACATCAcattaactattaaaaatattttagtaatttttaatttttgaaaatttaaaacattaattaattgttgacatAGCATCCACGCAACCATCCACGTGTATGCTACCTTTTTCTATCTAatttgggtgatttgacaaatcatacaaaaaaaaatcattttagcttttcatttaattttttttgcattttttagtAAAAGGTAGCATACACGTGGATGGttgtcaaataaatcattattttaatttgggtgattttacaaaaattaaatgaaaagctaaaatgatttttttttgtaaagttagaggatcaaataaatcattattccaattaaaaaagatcaaattaaagtataagaatTTTATCTGCGGCTTATGCGTAGTATAGAGATTAATAATTGAATGTATTTGATGACTTCTTAGAAAGTTGTATCTATATATTCATATTTTGATATACTATAAATAGAGATGGCAATAGAATAGTGGTGATGGCGAATGTTGTCGCTTGCTTTGCTTCACCACGTGTCTTGTCCCACTATggatatataatattaaaaatttctaCCATCTTCATGGATGTTAGATACATCCATATTTTTTATGCACCTCgtcttatttcaattaaaattttgttagttctaatattttcaattttttcaagggcaagtaaatatttaattataaaatatgtgactTTCTTTTTATAAcacattattatattttattcatttaataattatatatacaaaataagaTAGTAATTTCGGCATTACCATAATTTACTTATAcccaatttaaaaaagaaaaaagaaaacccatCTTATGTTATCCAATgtacaatttttgaaaaatgggtGAAAATGTGTGGCACCACCCCTAATTATAATTACTTAAAAGTCAAAATATAtatctttaaattattatttatttcctttttcagtTTGCAGTAATGTTCAAACTTTGGCGTTACAGTTTCCTCGGAACTAGTCAATCAAATAAAATAGCATTAAATTCCTCACAATTCctttaattttgatgattttgaaactAAATACTGGAGAAGTAAAATTAAGAAAATGGCATTTATTTTTTGATCTTATTGTGTAAAAACAGACTAAAAGATATTAAAAGTTAATAAGGTGAAATGGGGGGGGGCAAAAATCAATTTAGCTAATGTATTGTTGTGTCTAGGAAATAGGAATATAGCGGACAAATCACTTTTCTGCCTGCTATACAAACAAgtaaatttaatccaaaaagcTCAAGTCAGCAATCAGCATTAAAGAAGatcaaaaaagaatgaaaaatgtcAAGATGTGATGATTATCAGAATCCAATATAAATCCATGCCCCCGACTCAGTGAGTCTTCATCACCTCACCTTTCAACCCCCAGACAGACTCACCACTGATTAACAGAAAACCTGCCGGTTATTCTCCTACATTTTCCTTTCTCTTGACACGTGTCGCTCATCACTTGGGTCAAAGCCTTTGACTTAGGCCTCCCTCATTTGATTTCTTTATATTAAAAATTGTTTTCTTGATGTATATTTAAGTCGTAACACTGAATTTTGATACTCTATATATACTAgatgaaattatttaatttaaattattaaatattaaacctAGTCATAAATGATCTTCAATTCTTATTTTAATTCTCCTTGTTTCCTTATTGGAAAACCCTTTTTTTCCatttattatatgtatttattatgactttgaccttTATATCTATCACACACCCCAATCTTTCTTCTCcttcatttcatttcctttcataTTCCTCTCTtctatatataaacacatatccttatttatttattttattttttaagaaaaaaactttACCTTTTACCTTTCTTCTTCAGCAAATTTCATGGCGTTTTCTTCTTCTAACTTGGACTTAACTATATCAGTTCCTTCTTCCGGTAcgcaaccaaaaaaaaaaaaaccctcaatcCCCTCGAAAATCCCATGTTTTTTCCCCCTATGAAATAGTCtgttttttgttttctatttgcTCTGATGATGTTCATGCTTGATGAAGAATTGATTTTGCTTCAAATTCTCGTGTTTCTTTTTACAGCGAGAGATTTGGATATGAACCGATTACCATCGCCAGGATCCGATGATGAATGGATCGCCTCCACCATGGAAGTCGTCGTCGACGAAGAAAACACCACCAATGACGGCGTCGTTCCTCGCAAAAAGCTTCGCCTTTCGAAAGAACAGTCTCGTTTGCTCGAAGAAAGTTTCAGGCAGAACCATACCCTAAACCCTGTATGTGTaataaaatcatcaaaacaccgaaaaaaaaacaaactacATAAATAAATTCAGTTTATTTTGATATTCCTTTGTTTATTTTCAGAGGCAGAAAGAAGCATTGGCTTCACAACTCAAGCTTCGGCCCCGACAAGTTGAAGTTTGGTTCCAGAATCGTCGAGCCAGGTACTGTtcacatatgtatatattgattgaaattaaactataaaatttctgggtttataatattttggtttagtGGGTGGGATTAAAAGTAGATTAGGGTAAATATCATCAAAACGTTGACAAGAATATCATAAAGTATATAATCTGAATCAGATTctacacattcttttttttttcgtacACTAATAATTTAAAGATAGAAAGTGAAACTAaatgttttccttttttcttttaaaaataaaaaaccaaacaaactattttcaaagttttagttattatggata
The genomic region above belongs to Gossypium hirsutum isolate 1008001.06 chromosome D05, Gossypium_hirsutum_v2.1, whole genome shotgun sequence and contains:
- the LOC107902974 gene encoding homeobox-leucine zipper protein HOX3, which translates into the protein MAFSSSNLDLTISVPSSARDLDMNRLPSPGSDDEWIASTMEVVVDEENTTNDGVVPRKKLRLSKEQSRLLEESFRQNHTLNPRQKEALASQLKLRPRQVEVWFQNRRARSKLKQTEMEFQYLKRWFEFLTKQNQELQSEVEELRALQVGPPTVISPHSREPLPASTLTTCPRCERVTTISSRGAGLINTTTSTNNTSTTSAHQSRPSSAAG